The sequence below is a genomic window from Mytilus edulis chromosome 2, xbMytEdul2.2, whole genome shotgun sequence.
atatatctgttcaatatttcttagttttaagaataaaataagtttttttttagttttagtatGACATGTAAACAGATCATAATACTTCCATCTTAAGATAGGTAAATAATAAAGATATAGTTACCAGACAAACTATTGTAACACCTTCCTGAGCCCCTTCTCTGATAAGCTCCGTCTGCTGATGCTGTTATTCCAGTTACACTAATAGGGCCACACACAGGATTAGTGTTATCTGTTGAAGCTATTCCACTACTGCTTGTTGCAGTTTCTGACCCACTAGCAATGGCATGAATTGCATCACTGTCATTATCGGCTTGTAAATTACCTGAAATGAAAAAATGATTGACAAGTTAAAAGATAAAAGCACTACATATGGACAGCAACCCTACAACAGGTCAGGCAATGTCTGATTCCCCTGAAAATTTAAGGGAATATAGATCTTGACCCCATGTCAAATATATACTaattgctttagtttcagagttataagccaaaatctgcatttcacccctatgaTTTATTTATAGcaatggcagccatgttttttttacaaaagagaaaataaaacacaaaccttGTACTAAATAAGGATAATTTAGACTTAGTTTGGTGTTCATTGTTTCATAGCAGGTTTTTTGAAAGTTAACAAACTCAAATAATAGACAAATTACATGTGAACAAAGCCAGATCTAGCTAGCCTCTTGTTTATCATATGAATAAAGttctatttttctttaaagaCTGACATATAAAAACTTATGTTGCGTTAATTATGATTTAAACTTCATTTCATGCTCATTCAAAATAGTGCTCATTTTCACACAACAAATCACATTCACATTAATATTCATGACATGTGTAGAGTGGTTCAATCCTTTGTAGATTGATATTCAATACTAGAAAATATCAGGCTTACACAAATCTGTCATTAAAGAGTCATCATTGATTTACTCACAAGTTTTTGTTAGCAATCCCTCCTCAAACAAAGCATTGTCTACGGACTGTTGTGCTATATTTTCAAGAATAGGCCCAACCTCTTCACAACGTCTTCTTATCAGGCTTTCACTGACATTTGGCAAATTTAGTGatgtaaataaattattaagCTGTATTGGTCCTATTCCACTGTGGTACATACCtgaaatattaattttcatttaaaaaattgcagTATTTGTATGTGTCAATACATTTATGTACAtataggaatctgatgtacagtagttatcatgtgtttatgtaatttatacatgtttctcgttactcatttttatatagattagaccgttggctccaagttgaaggccgtacattgacctataatggtttacttttataaattgttatttgaatggagagttgtctcattggcactcacaccacatcttcctatatctaacatatatatattttaaaactaaaaatttgaACAACAGTACTAATATAAGGTGacatactgcagctgtgctatatgagcagtcaaattgcatcgACTATAATTCATCTGTGATAAACAGTCAGTGatcgtacatgtatatatccCCTTGTATATGACGTAGACAATGGTTTTCTGTACAGTTTAATTGATGACGTCAATAAAATATACAGGTTGGCGGAAATTTTACGCCTTTGGCTTATAAGTAAGAAATGATAGTTTCTACTCTAAATACATCAATTAGAtcagttataagagttgcagtttATAGTGAAACAGCATACCTTGTTtcgaaatataaattttatttgtacttggctggaaaaaaactttttctcgccacagcctcgctttctatcTGCTTCTACATGTTGTAAGTCTTGTACagataacattgatatttcgagacatcaaaagataataaccaaaggctgcaaaattttcctaaaattacTAATTCCGGGGCAGCAGCCCAACAACAAGTTGCCCGAATGGTCTGAAAATTAAAGGGCAGATAAAACATGACCTACAtgtaatgaacaaaaaaatactgcattttaccctatgtatttttagccatggctgccatcttgattcatgggggggggggagggtcaTGGGACACATCTTTTTAACAAGATACCATAATGATAAACGCAATGATCATGATGACTGtcgacaagtttggttaaatttttcttagtatagtttcagaggagaagatttttgtaaaaaccatgatggacgcaaagtgatgagaaaagctaactTAGCCCtttttactaatttatatgtttacttaaAATCTTGCCTTGAGCTGATAgacaatttaatttttatgtgGTGTTTTTTTCATTAACAATTAGCAATTTAATGATCAGTATATATCTGGACAactgatctgtcaaattaattgctatttttttttaaaagaaacaaaagtatttaatgatttcaatacacaaataatataaatataaaaagtctGGTTAAACAGTTTTCTATATATAGAACAAGGAGACTATATCAGACCctaaaaaaagaataggtttgtttgccctaaTGCTACATGTACCTTCCTTGAAAATACTACCTacttaaaaatcttttattgtcctaatgtgaaaatatttatttttattcagataGACATGAAGATTTATAAACATTGATACTTAAATTTCTCATagccaaaagaaaaagaaatagcCTACCTACATTGTAGCAACAAATATACCCACTTTCTCGATGCATAGATTGGGTACTAAGGGTtttggcaaaccaaaatatttctaAGTGTGGCCTCATTCTGACACAAAATTTTCACTGATTTTGGATATATCCACATTGCGGCACATGATGTTAAAGGTTTTGTTATAAGAGTCAGGGTTCTCACTAGGAATTTTTCATGGTGAGTCCTGGGACTCATCACTTTTAGAAATGGTGAGTCCCAAAagattttgatgagtccaggatgcaatgtattttttttgtgtcatAAGATAATGAAATGTGACGAAATACAACTTATAAAACGATGCGTGTTGGGTTGGTAGATtttattaaatcaataaaaaatatgactTCTTAATAGTTATTGctcaaaatttatacattttacagACTTCTTTCTGGGTCTATATCATATCCTTGATGTGGGGccacattgaaaaaaatgttggtttgccACAACCAGAGTTCCATAAAAAAGATCAGGGCAATAGTCTGAGTATTTGGTGCATAGTAcagaataaatttaaaatgtacatgtacagaatataaaaaagaagatgtggtatgattgccaatgagacaactgttcacaagacaGTTTttacaactaaaggtcactgtacagccttcaacagtgagccAAAGCCCATTCAGCATAGTTACATGTAGCTTCAAAAGGCCCTGAAAGCTATATCATAATTATGTCAACAAATTTAATCACAATCccaattcagacagtatcaagctggAATATTGTGTCCAATATTGCCCCAATTGTCAGGGTTTGATAAGCGCTCAATGAAGCATTTTATTCTACTGTGTAAAGTACCTTTTCACTGGATGATGTAAGATTTTGgttctgtaaatttgattttgtattttttacattCTTGCCcgacagaaaaaaaaccaaccaaaagCAATAAACTAAAgtaacgatgatagtccgttggaAGGGGACGAAAattggctgacccgtgttaagagagagtcatatctcttgtacggaagcaggacaagtcgccccactggcaagtcgccccacacctaatcgccccactttttcaccaactcgccccactttaaaaaaaaatgccccaACCTGGAttaccaaatcgccccactttttaaaaaatcgtcccacatgtgaaattggtttaatcatgttaaatatttattttaactctATTCATACTTGTACTATTCATAAGTGGAAATATTAATACTCACTTCTTACTGCTATATTAAAAAAAGGGAATAATATAAGAAGTTTCTATAAGGTTTTCAATGGGATagcatctttttccataagtggggcgagttggcaggagtaatattcatggaatttaacttatatacaatgggataacatctttttctacaagtggggcgagttggcaggagtaatattcacggaatttaacttatatacaatgggataacatctttttctacaagtggggcgagttggcaggagtaatattcatggaatttaacttatatacaattggataacatctttttctacaagtggggcgagttggcatcctggttaataatattaaatataatataaatctagattattatcattttcttttaagtggggcgagttggcaggagtaatattcacggaataacatctttttccataagtggggcgagttggcattactacattcatcctggttaataatatattaatctagatattatcgttttccATAGTGGGGCGAGTTCGCAGGAGTAATATTcacggaatttaacttatatacaacgggataacatctttttccataagtggggcgagttggctttactaaattcatcctggttaataatatattaatctagATTTTATCGTTTTCCATTCAGTGGGGCAAGTTttcaggagtaatattaacgggatttaacacatttcacaagtggggcgattttttaaaaagtgggccGATTTGGTAATCCAGGTTGgggcggttttttttttaaagtggggcgatTAGGAGTGGGGCGACTTGTCATGGATtcctcttgcacgttaaagacacccttgtagatttcgaaaaagagtaggctaatgcgactacaaggcagcactcgcaagacatcataattatttgcaGTCCAGGAATTGGTACTAGGTAAACATGCTACATGTGaatataaagtataaatataCAGGGTGTGCAGATTTTATTTTTGCACTTACCAGTTGCAAGTTTGGTGTTGACATCAAATATCCTTGGCCCATGGGATGCATTGTGGGTTTTGCCCATGGCAACACGTACAAAGTCATTACAGTTATAACAACGAACAATCAGGTGACCACATAAACCAGCAGGCAAAATTCCAATTCCATCTTTTAACTTCAATGTAATGTCACATCTGGAACATCTCATATTATCAAAAAAGGTTTGAATGTCAATCACATGTCTGGTATAACCTATTGGCTTTAATTTTCCAGAAAAATAGAACTCATTGATCTCATCAAACGATGCAGAGGATTGATACGTGTGATCATGTTGGAAAGAACCTGGTGTACATGGTGTAAAAGATGTATCAAAATCGGGCGTAAAAGTAGTATCAAAATCGGGTGTAAAAGTAGTATCAAAATCGAGTGTAGATGGTGTATCAAAATCAGTTGTGGATAAATCGGGTCTAGATATGTTGTCTAATCTGTTGTTGTAAGTCTCTGCCTGACAGTTTTTCAAAAACCGACCGTTCTTCTTTCTGCTAGGCATGTCGTCTGATATTGTTTACATTGCCGTAAATGGCGCGAAACTATGTCGTAAACAATAATAAcagtataaatttaaataaaatataaactacgatcaaaaattgatttattttatcattttagttcctaaaataatcagaaaaggtattgtttatatttatttaatgtgtTATGTTATAACCGTTAAACCAACTACCGAAAAATCCCTGAGTTGCGCAATATTCAAAAACGCGTTCTAGATCGGGCCTCGTTAAAACACATTCCTTGAACTAAGCTAGAAATAACGATAAAAAAGCAAAAGCAAATTCAAACTAATGAAATCAATGTTATCAATCAATGGAACAAGTGAAAAACGAGTGCCATATTCCAGACGTTTTTCCCGTTTTTTGCCAGCTGAACATCCCACCACTTGTATGCCATGTTAATAAATCCGTTATATTGACACACTTGTGTAGCAACTCttacagacataataggttaatgtgacaataataaagaaaattgacaaggccatggctaaaaaagaaaaaaagacccAAAGACATAcaacatataacaaaacaaaacatagaaaactaaagacttagtaacaggaaccccaccaaacactgggtgatctcgggtgctccagAACAGTAAGAAGATTCTGCTTCAGATGTGGCATTCGTAATGTTGCTTGTGTAAGTAGATAGGGGAATGTTCGGTTAACACAATTGTTTAAAGGATTTTCATTTATTcgtgatacataattatattcataattttatatctttttcagaCTAATTAATAAAAAACTATGGAAGAACAGACATTAAGATTACCCACTGTTGACATCTCTAAAGCTAAAACACACAGGTCAGAAGTTGCTCAAACCGTTGTCGATGGTTTGGAAAACACTGGATTTCTGTTTATAGAAAATGTGCAGGGATTGAACTATGATCAACTTTATGAATGCTGTCAATGGTTCTTTGAATTACCAATGGAGACAAAGAAAACACTGCTAAGAAATATATGGAACTCAGAAAGTAGTAATGTTTACCGAGGATATTTCCCAGTAGGGGAGAATGAGCCAAGTCGAAAAGAAGGATTTGAATTCGGACGAGATGTTGatccaaatgacaaaacaattgcTCCTGGAAATTGGTTTTATGAAAAATGTGTATGGCCAAACGAAGATGGAAcatttccttttaaaaaaattttgcTTGAGACTTACGAATATATGCACGATACTGCTATGGAGATTCTTCGACTTGCAGCAATGGGTTTAGGTATAGACGAACATGCCTTTGAACCAATATTTTCTACCAGGCCTATGTCAACGTTTAGGTTGATCCATTATCCACCTTGGAATAAAACCCCACCAGAAAATGCAGTGATTGAGGACGGTAAGGTAGTGACTACCCCGGATCACACAGACTCTAACTTTCTAACTTTATTGACTACATTTAATTATAAAGGACTGGAGATTTTGGCGCCGGACGGTAGATGGGTAGAACTTGAACCAAGGCCAAACACACTGGTAATGAATATTGGAGATGTCTTTTCAAGAATGATGGGTGGTCGTTTTAAGGCTACCCGACATCGAGTTATAGACATTGGAATTGATCGATATTCTGTACCATTTTTCCTCGAACCATCATTCGATGGTGACATTGGAATCAACTTTATGTCAAAGTACGGTTCGGAGGGACCTGACCATGTTGTTGAAAGATATGGACCTTGGGTTGTGAATACTATGAAACATGTTAAGAAATACTTTGAGTATAGGCACTTACCAGAATTTTGAATTCTGAATAAATAAGTGCAACCTTACTTTACTATGTAGTCTCGATACCATATATTTTTAGATGTGTTTGttatcaaagagggacgaaagataccaaagggacagttcaactcataaatcgaaaataaactgacaacgccatggctaaaaattaaaaggacaaacagacaaacaatagtacacacgacacaacatagaaaactaaagaataaacaacacgaaccccaccaaaaactaggggtgctctgaggtgcaccggaagggtaagcagatcctgctccacatgtggcacccgtcgtgttgcttatgagatatcaaatccggtaaatagtctaattcggtaggtcacatttacgcaagaaattaataacgtgttattGAATATCTCATTTGACCAAAAATATCACTTGGTGTAAATTAACCAATTATCAGAATTGACGAACAGACGCCATTGATGCCTTGATTTGTATTTCAgtacaacaaataacaaacactgattttgtTTGGATATTGAATTGTCATGGCAACATTTAATCAAAATTCattcataaaacaacaacaactgttacaacaacagtacacaaccaaaatatttgtcaatcaaTAAAATGTTGATGACGATTGAACTAATCATTGTATCACAGCTGGGCGATCCAAAGCTGGTGTACTGAAGGGCGGTCCATTCAGCAATATTTCAGAATTAGCAGCTGGGCTATCCATAGTCTGCATAAAATGAAGTAAATTTCGCCAAAATTATCATTCGGACTTTAGTACAGAATGATAATCCGCCACAAAATTTACCCATGACAATTCAGTTATCTCCAATTCTACAATCAACTTTTCAACAACAtttaaacaatcaaaataataaaagatattgcgaattcaacatttatataacaaccaaatttcataaaatacatgtattttcatccATTATCAGTATGAACtgtgtttattttaaattagaggTGATCGTGAGGAAATACAACACAATGTGGATACTTTATGAATGTGTCTATTGCTGACTGAATTTGATTCAAGAAAATATCATTTCCAATAAATGATAGATGTACTCCATCGTCAGAATATAGCGCTAGATGACGATCATCAAAATCTGGATATTTGATAACGTATCCTCCATGTTTGAGTATATAAGATCTCACTCCCCTATTTATTCTCTTTCTTGTAACTTCCATGGCATGGTCATCACTTGAGTAACGCCATGAACGCCTGGGAAGAATGCTTGACCATATAAGAGAACAATTTGGGAGCATGCGAGACAGAATTGCTATTGTGAATTTAATGTGATATAGCAGAGCACCACATGGTACATTTCCTATGTCATTCCCACCACAATGCAATATCAACGCATGTGGAATTTTGTTGCAAAAATTAATGATGCTGTTAACTGTGCCAACAACATCGTCCCATTTCATACCAGATTTGCCTGCCCATcgcaaaaaacaattattatttttcaaaagacctAAATTACTACCTGAAGGTCTGTTCTCCGAGTGATCACGAGCACTGCATATTATTGAAGAACCAATAATCCATATTTCAttcacaggcgcttgggtctatgatacagattttattttttttttttttttttttattaaaatattcaatttttctatatttataatacatatctatcacttctgtgcatgtcttaccaagtttcgagtgatttaaacgacccagagaaaatacccaattttactatccatactaagaaacaaatcatggatagtaaaattgggtattttctctgggtcgtttaaatcactcgaaacttggtaagacatgcacagaagtgatagatatgtattataaatatagaaaattgaatattttaataaaaaaaaaaaaaaaaaaatctgtatcatagacccaagcgcctgtggcTTAAACCTGACAAGTACACCTTAACCGTTGCAGGGGCATAtcctaattttgataaataagcaACATAATTTACTAAATGCGAAATACTGGGCGGCCATGTATTTCCTAAACCTTCTTTTAAtctaaatgaaacaaatgaaGTCAGTCCATTGTTATACGTTTTCCATATATTCTGAGAATTCGATGCGTCCAATAACTTTGCTATTTCTGGtctaaaattttccaaaattcctCCGGAATTGTAGCTGGATGTGTATCTGCTGTTAGAGCCAGACttttgaatttctgaaattttttacGAGAAATACAATCTGCAATTATATTTGTATAACCAGGAATGAACTGTGCCTTAATGTGAAAATTGCCTAATAATGACCAATATACTATGTGTCTAATAAGGTTCATAATTCGTATAGATTTTGACGTCttcttatttaaaatttcaaccaCGGCATTATTATccgaattaaataaaattttctttttttgaaaaaggttACCCCATAATTAAACAGATAGTGCAATAGGTATTATTTCTAAATATGATATATCCCTGAGAACTTCAGTACCAGACCATTCTACAGGCCATTTAAGAAAAGCCCATTTACCTTGGAAATAGCAGCCACACCCTTTTGTTGAACCACCAGCGCTGTCAGTAAATAGTTGTAAAactgaatttgaagtccaatcaatgtCGAGCATGTAACTAATACCGTTAAATTTGTCTAAAAACAATTCCCATACCAACAAGTCTTGATACATGCCTTCTGTGATTCTGACATAATGATGTGGTTTCTTTGCATGACTACTTGCCAAATAAATTCGTCTGCTAAATGCTCTGCCTGCAGGTAGAGCTTTTGCACAAAAAGCTAATGACCCACACAAAGATTGTAGGTCCCTTAAAGTTATCTTTTTCCTACCCAATACCCATTTAATTTTTGACTTTAACTCCAATACTTTGTCCTCCGGAATTTGTATTAGCATTTTTTCTGTGTCTATAAGCAAACCTAGATAACTAAGTTTTGTTGTTGGGCCTTCTGTTTTTTCATGAGCAATTGGGACTCCAAGACGACAACATACTCTATCAAAACTATTCATCAGATTTTTACAATCCTCAGTATTACTTTTACCagcaaataaaaaatcatccAAATAATGATCAAGATTATCTGAATTGGACTCATTCATGACAGCCCATTGaatgaaagttgaaaatttttcgaaTAAGCAATTTGATTCTGAGTACCCCATAGGCAATGATTTATCTATGAAATAATATTCATTGAGTTTAAACCCTAATAGATCAAAGTTCCCtggataaatttttaacaatctGAAGGCGGACTTAATGTCCTTTTTTCCAATTTCAACATTTGAACCCAATCTTTTAATCATATCAATAGCATTGTCAAAAGACGAATACTTTACTGTAgtaaatttttcatcaataaaGTCGTTTATACTCAAATTTGGCGGAAAAGATAAGTGCGTAATCAATCTAAATCCACCCGTTTTCTTAGGAATTACACCTATAGGCGAACACCTTAGATTAGATATAGGTCTAGTCAAAAAAGGACCAGCTATGCGACCATTTTTTACTTCACTCATGACTTTTTCCCATGCCACCCCAGGATTTTGGATGACTGAATGTAAATTTTTTGATTCAATCCTACATCGGGGTCCAAAATAATTTAACCTAAAACCTTCAGAAAATCATTGCATCATGTTGATTTGGGTAATTGAAAAGAAGTTTATTTAATTCTGTGATATTGATCGGAGTAAAGCCAAGACACCATATGTCCAACGGATTAATTAAagattctgaaaaatataaaatttaattgttaaaTGTTTGTGGTGCGGCTATTCGAAGGGCAGGGAATCTGCTTCCTCGAGGTCTAAATCCTTGATTCGAATTTGCTCCTCTTTGAAAATGTGTTTGACTTCTAGGTGCAAAATTTCTAGCAACTCTTGTTGTATTTTGATATGTGCCTCGGGCTGCATTTTGAGAACGAGCATATGCCTGGTTGCTATTTACTTGTTGACAGCCAGCGAAAGGGTGGGCCATTCCGCATTTCATACATAAATGGgtgtaaaaacaattttgacGATTACAAGCTCCCTTAAAATTATAATCATAGCATGGTCGATTACCTACACTTGTCTGTTGAATTGTATTACCCTCCGGTTCCCCATTAGCTATGACGGTGTACCATAAAATGCCATCAATGGAAGACCAAGATCTTGTAGGATTATTTGCCATTCTTAATCGAAATTGCTGGTCATAACAATAAATCTTCTCAAAAGACACTTGTGTACCTCTAATGATTGACATATAAGTGGTCAATTCACTAGCTAAATTTGGAAAACgttgaataaatattttcatataatttatcaaTGCATCAGTCCATGACTCAATGTTTTGAATAGATTTaactttgctgtttttgtttgatgtaatTACAAGTGAACCAGCTGCATTATCATAACTTATAACATTCTGAGGTCTGTCAACTTGACTAATACAATTTTGATAAAGAAGTAATGACAAATCTATAAATTCTCTATtccatattttttctttcaaattttgagATACGTAAACATCACATTCTGACTGATTAGGTATAAGCATAGGATCATTATTTATCTCACCATTTTGATTAGGCATTGGCACAGGAGCTGGTATTTCAACTTGCGCAAATGGCGCTTGTACGTGCATTGCTGGTGTTACGGGACCTTGCAAGGCAGGTTGTCTTTCAATTGGCAAAGGAGCCTGGATTTGTAGAGGAAGAGGTGCTTGTACTTGTACTTCACCAACAATTGCCCCCACATCTTGATTTCTTGATGCAGCAACTGCACGGTTTCTCCTTCCGCGTCGTCTCTCTGGTGGTTGCGCTTCAACAACGGGCACTCGTGCGCGCCCATTCCCATTTCTTCGTCGACCAATTCTAGGCATTTGTATAAACGAAATAGGTTAAAAATTGAAGTACTTACTAACATCACATAGCTAGTATTCtgtcttttaatttgatttatttttgtaacaGTTTCAATGCATCGACttcaatatcaatttttattCATATCTATCAACTCAATCATTTGAGcttaaatcaataaattaattccTTTGATTTTCTCTTatctaattattatttttttttttttttttttttttttaccggtacatgtatatcacgaattgtgatatgtaaaatatataatttatttatgattAATTTAACCTGTAAACATGCACCTACCTGTCTCTACGAATTATAACAGGTATACTTTAACATGCTGCATCAATGATAAAATAAACtgtgaaattaaacatgtttaggcAATGCATGTactaataaaaattattcatttaaaatttcaataccGCGTGGCTCAACCGCATATTTAATTCGACGAAGTAATAAGTTAatttaattattacaaaaaagaaaatataaataaaatctttaaatccGAATTAGATTTAGAATATGAATTCTTACATAAACTTATTAAAACAATACTTATCTTGATAGTGTATGTAGAATATTTCTCTTAATTTTTTAACGTCCTCTCCGTTCGGTTTTCAAGGTAAAAGAGACCGTTAAATTGCACGGACTTTTACTACTCGGCTGTCACATGCTCAAATTAGCATAATAAGAGTAAAGGACAACTCGATTTGTCgagtctcaatacatgtatatgagggggggcaaggggggtcccaataacagcaaaacagcaaattgatttggctcataacagataacaaggaattaaaatggacaaaaacagataacagtaaatgaaatattaaaataattcagtctttgacaaatcagtatttcttattaccgatataatcctttgtaatgcattccattttctatgactatgtttttagtattaatttatgtatctagaatgtgtttaaatttatactacttaatatattataatatttttttatacgctcgtttacggaacgtattatggtatactgttgtccgtctgtcgtcaacatgtcggtATTAACTAAAAAACTCTTTAACCAgattgcattaaactttgggaaattgtttatatctattgacgtgagctccccttttttttttttttttttttttttttttttttttataaattttagattttaagtttctgggtaatgggtttttattcaataaaattggtgtttttttttcagttttctgataatatgtcaaaaatgctttcacaaagcaaggaattttggtgaattgtttatatctattaacatgaggtcactttcatttttataaattttagattttacgtttccgagttaactggttttatttattaaaaagggggtattttccagttttcagacattaacacaaaaatgttttcagcagttctcaagaaactttgctgaaatgtttatatctattgttataaactcccttt
It includes:
- the LOC139511333 gene encoding uncharacterized protein, with amino-acid sequence MEEQTLRLPTVDISKAKTHRSEVAQTVVDGLENTGFLFIENVQGLNYDQLYECCQWFFELPMETKKTLLRNIWNSESSNVYRGYFPVGENEPSRKEGFEFGRDVDPNDKTIAPGNWFYEKCVWPNEDGTFPFKKILLETYEYMHDTAMEILRLAAMGLGIDEHAFEPIFSTRPMSTFRLIHYPPWNKTPPENAVIEDGKVVTTPDHTDSNFLTLLTTFNYKGLEILAPDGRWVELEPRPNTLVMNIGDVFSRMMGGRFKATRHRVIDIGIDRYSVPFFLEPSFDGDIGINFMSKYGSEGPDHVVERYGPWVVNTMKHVKKYFEYRHLPEF